The sequence below is a genomic window from Ciceribacter thiooxidans.
TGCACCGAAAAGCGACGGAACATCTCCTGAAGCTCCGCCTTGGTATAGGCGGACCTCGGCGCGACCTTGCTTCGCGGACCGACCCGATTTGACTTTTGCGAAGTTTGGGTGCTGGATTTCTTCTTCGGATTAATCATTGTCAATCTATAGTCGGGCGCCATGACGGAAGGCAATGTGGGCATGACGGAACCAGCGATTTTCGCGGCGGAACTGACGCCGTATCGTTCTCTCGGGCGGAAGGGCTTTCGTGTCCTTCTGGTGCTGACCGGTGTCGTCTGTGCGGTTCACGCCGTGTTTTTCATCGTCTCCGGCGCCTGGCCCATCGGTTTCTTCTTCGGCCTCGATTTCCTGCTTCTCTACGGTGCATTCCTGCTCAACTATCGCTCGGGGCGGGCTCGCGAGGAGGTCGTCGTCTCTCGCACGGCGCTCGCGATCCGGAAGTTCACGCCGTCGGGCCGCATGACCGAGCACCGCTTCAATCCGTCTTGGGCGCGCTTCTTCGTCCGCCGGCACAGCGAGATCGGCATTGTCTCGATGCAGGTTGCGGGAGAAGGCAGGCGAACCGACATCGGCTCGTTCCTCAACCCGGAGGACCGGGAGAGCTTCGCCAAGGCGTTCAATGCGGCGCTGGCAACAGTCAAGCAGAGGCTTTGACGGGTTGAGCAAGAAACGGGTGGTTCGCGCCGGTCCGATATGGTGATGTCATCCGAAAAGGAGTCCGCCATGACCATTGCACAGTTGATTTCCCGATCTGCCGGTGATCTTGCGCCTGTCGATGTCACGCCCGAGAACGGTGACTATGAGACGGTACGCCGGGTCATCGAGATGCTGACGCTCGACTATCGCGACCAGCCGTCGCTGGAGACGATCGCCGCGCGGCTCAATCAGTCACCGACGCAGTTGCAGAAGACCTTCAGCCGCTGGGCGGGGCTTTCGCCAAAGGCCTTCCTGCAGGCTGTTACCCTCGACCACGCCAAGCGCCTGTTGCGCGAGGAAGAGATGCCGATCCTCGAAACCTCGTTCGAGCTCGGGCTTTCCGGTCCCGGACGGCTGCACGACCTCTTCGTCACACACGAGGCGATGTCGCCCGGCGAGTGGAAACAGAAAGGCGAGGGGTTGACGATCCGCTACGGCTTTCACCCCTCACCCTTCGGGCTGGCACTGGTGATGGCGACGGACAGAGGTCTTTCCGGCCTCGCCTTTGCCGAGCGCGGCAACGAAGCCGCCTGTTTCGAGGACATGGCGTCGCGCTGGCCGAATGCGCGCTATGTGGCCGACCAGGCGGCGACGGCGCCCTATGCCGCACGGATCTTTGATCCGGACCGCTGGAGCGACGAGCAGCCGCTGAGGGTGGTGCTGATCGGCTCGGATTTCCAGCTCCGCGTCTGGCAGAGCCTGTTGCGCATCCCGCTCGGCAAGGCCGTGACCTATTCCGACATCGCCCGCGACATCGGCCAGCCGGCGGCGAGCCGCGCCGTCGGAGCGGCGGTCGGCCGCAATCCGATCTCCTTCGTGGTACCCTGCCATCGCGCACTCGGAAAGGGCGGCGCGCTCACCGGCTACCATTGGGGACTGACGCGCAAGCGGGCCATGCTTGGCTGGGAGGCCGGTCAGCTGAGCGGGTGAGGCCGGCGGAAATCCAATCCGTAAATCGATTGAAATCGTGACCACCCCGTTCTTGACTTTGCCATCTTCGGCTGGTGATAGTCGGGCACATTTCCGGAAGCCGGATAGAACAGGGAATAGGATCATGACTTCCAAACTCGAGCAGCTTCGTTCCATGACCACTGTCGTCGCCGACACCGGCGACATCGAGGCTGTGGCCCGCCTGAAACCGGTGGACTGCACGACCAACCCGACCATCGTCCTGAAGGCGCTCGGCACCCACATGTTCGACGATACCTTCAAGGAGGCGATCGCCTGGGGCAAGTCGAAGAGCGGTTCCAGCGAAGCCGCGGCCGCGGCCGTGGCGGATAGATTGGCCGTCGCCGTCGGTGCTGCGCTTGCGAAGATCGTGCCCGGCCGCGTCTCCACCGAGGTCGACGCCGATCTTTCCTTCGACATGCAGGGTTCGATCGCCAAGGCGCACGAGATCATCTCCGGCTACAAGGAGCGCGGAATCGAGCGCGAGCGCGTGCTGATCAAGCTCGCTTCCACCTGGGAAGGTATCCGCGCGGCGGAAGTCCTGCAGAGCGAAGGCATCGACTGCAACCTGACCCTGCTCTTCTCCAAGGCCCAGGCGATCGCCTGCGCCGAGGCCAATGCCTTCCTCATCTCACCCTTCGTCGGCCGTATCCTCGACTGGTACAAGAAGTCGACCGGCGACAGCTACACCGCCGAGACCGATCCGGGCGTTCTCTCGGTCCGCTCGATCTACAATTACTATAAGGCGAACGGCATCAAGACGGTGGTCATGGGCGCCTCCTTCCGCAATGCAGGCGAAATCGAGGCGCTCGCCGGCTGCGACCGGCTGACGATCGCGCCCGCACTGCTCGACGAGCTCGACGCCGACAAGGGGACGCTCGAGCGTAAGCTCGCTCCCGAGGCGACCGTTCCGGAGCCGCGGATCTCGCTCGACGAGAAGGCCTTCCGCTGGATGTTGAACGAGGATGCCATGGCAACCGAAAAGCTCGCCGAGGGCATCCGCAGCTTCTACAAGGATCTCGTCGCCCTGCGCGAGAAGGTCGCCAAGGCGCTCGCAGAATAAGACGGCAATCCTGCCGGACAAATGCAAGGCGCTCCGGAAACGGAGCGCCTTTTTTGTAGAGCGTCAGTCGTCGCCCATCACCACCGCATCGGGGACGTAATAGGTCTCGGTTCCATCCACCGTGACGACGGCGTCGCCGCCCTGCTTACGGCTGCGGATGTCGGCCCCCTCGCTGCCGGTGAAGCGACCGGCGCGATAGTCGAGGCGGCGGCGCGAACCGTCGGGTGCGGTGATCTCGATCGTCGCCATGGGGCCGTTGCGGACGATGCCGTAATCGCAGGAGGCGAAGCCGTCGAAACCCGGTAGTCGGCACCGAAGCCGGCCCGTGGCGTCGTAGGGGTGGCCCGGCAGCAGATAGCCGTCGTCCGGATAGGGCGGCGGGTTTGAGCCCCAGTCCTCGGCGAGGAAGCGGCCGTTCACCCAGCCGCTCACGCGCGGCCGGTCCGTGGTGGCGATGCGGCACCAGTAGCCGGTCTCCTGTTCGAGGCAGCCGAGGTTCTTGACCGGCATGCCCTCCGCCAACTCGGCGATCACCCGAAAATTCATGCCGGCGCCGGAGCGGATCGCGAGGAGGCCGCCCGGCGGCAGGCCGTAGACGTGCCAGACATAGGGATCGTCCGGATCGTTGTAGCCGGGCTGCTGCACCGGAACTATGAGCGGGTCGTGACCACCGGGCGGCAGCGGGCGGGTGACGGACGCATCTCCGGCGACCGTGGGCGGTGGCAGGAGAAGGCAGATGGCTGTGGCCAGGGCAGGGATGATGCGGCGCATACATGGTCTCCGTGGTTTGGCTGACAATAGTATGAGCCGGATCGCCGTGCCATCGGATTGCGCAGTTGCGTGCAAGTCCGCGGCCGCACCGGAATGGCTATGGCACTTTGCCGCTTGCGCGAGGCCGGACTGCCGTACCTAACGCTCCAGCGTGTAAACGACTTCGTAAAGCCCCGGGTTGGCTTGCCCGAGCTGCTTGTTGCGTTCGAGAAAGCCCTCTAGGCGCAAGCGGTTGATGATGCGCTGCGACGCCTCGAGGCTCTCGCTC
It includes:
- a CDS encoding DUF2244 domain-containing protein — translated: MTEGNVGMTEPAIFAAELTPYRSLGRKGFRVLLVLTGVVCAVHAVFFIVSGAWPIGFFFGLDFLLLYGAFLLNYRSGRAREEVVVSRTALAIRKFTPSGRMTEHRFNPSWARFFVRRHSEIGIVSMQVAGEGRRTDIGSFLNPEDRESFAKAFNAALATVKQRL
- a CDS encoding methylated-DNA--[protein]-cysteine S-methyltransferase, which produces MTIAQLISRSAGDLAPVDVTPENGDYETVRRVIEMLTLDYRDQPSLETIAARLNQSPTQLQKTFSRWAGLSPKAFLQAVTLDHAKRLLREEEMPILETSFELGLSGPGRLHDLFVTHEAMSPGEWKQKGEGLTIRYGFHPSPFGLALVMATDRGLSGLAFAERGNEAACFEDMASRWPNARYVADQAATAPYAARIFDPDRWSDEQPLRVVLIGSDFQLRVWQSLLRIPLGKAVTYSDIARDIGQPAASRAVGAAVGRNPISFVVPCHRALGKGGALTGYHWGLTRKRAMLGWEAGQLSG
- the tal gene encoding transaldolase — translated: MTSKLEQLRSMTTVVADTGDIEAVARLKPVDCTTNPTIVLKALGTHMFDDTFKEAIAWGKSKSGSSEAAAAAVADRLAVAVGAALAKIVPGRVSTEVDADLSFDMQGSIAKAHEIISGYKERGIERERVLIKLASTWEGIRAAEVLQSEGIDCNLTLLFSKAQAIACAEANAFLISPFVGRILDWYKKSTGDSYTAETDPGVLSVRSIYNYYKANGIKTVVMGASFRNAGEIEALAGCDRLTIAPALLDELDADKGTLERKLAPEATVPEPRISLDEKAFRWMLNEDAMATEKLAEGIRSFYKDLVALREKVAKALAE
- a CDS encoding SH3 domain-containing protein is translated as MRRIIPALATAICLLLPPPTVAGDASVTRPLPPGGHDPLIVPVQQPGYNDPDDPYVWHVYGLPPGGLLAIRSGAGMNFRVIAELAEGMPVKNLGCLEQETGYWCRIATTDRPRVSGWVNGRFLAEDWGSNPPPYPDDGYLLPGHPYDATGRLRCRLPGFDGFASCDYGIVRNGPMATIEITAPDGSRRRLDYRAGRFTGSEGADIRSRKQGGDAVVTVDGTETYYVPDAVVMGDD